The following are encoded together in the Bradyrhizobium algeriense genome:
- the gstA gene encoding glutathione transferase GstA — MKLYYTPGACSLSPHIALLEAGLPYDLVKVDLRTKKLENGDDFLKVNPKGQVPVLALDSGELVTEGPVIVQMIADKAAAKNLAPARDSAERYKLLEWLNFITTELHKSFGPMFSPVLADEAKAFFKDRVMGKFKYVEAQLAGRDYLMGSQFTVADGYLFTMLSWADRLKFDLSEMPNLLAYKARIAARPKVQEALTKEGLMKAA; from the coding sequence ATGAAACTGTATTATACGCCAGGCGCCTGCTCGCTATCCCCCCATATCGCGCTCCTCGAGGCCGGTCTGCCCTATGACCTGGTCAAGGTCGACCTGCGCACCAAGAAGCTGGAGAACGGTGACGACTTTTTGAAGGTCAACCCGAAGGGCCAGGTGCCGGTACTGGCGCTCGATTCGGGCGAACTGGTCACCGAGGGGCCGGTCATCGTCCAGATGATCGCCGACAAGGCCGCGGCTAAGAACCTCGCGCCCGCCCGCGATAGCGCCGAGCGCTACAAGCTGCTGGAGTGGCTCAACTTCATCACCACGGAACTGCACAAGAGTTTCGGCCCGATGTTCTCGCCGGTGCTGGCCGACGAGGCCAAGGCGTTCTTCAAGGACCGGGTGATGGGCAAATTCAAGTATGTCGAGGCCCAGCTTGCGGGGCGCGACTATTTGATGGGCAGCCAGTTCACCGTTGCCGATGGCTATCTGTTCACGATGCTGTCCTGGGCGGACCGGTTGAAGTTCGATCTTTCCGAGATGCCGAACCTTCTGGCCTACAAGGCCCGCATCGCCGCCCGCCCGAAGGTGCAGGAAGCGCTGACCAAGGAAGGCCTGATGAAGGCGGCGTGA
- a CDS encoding acetyl-CoA C-acetyltransferase, which yields MPEAYIYDHVRTPRGRGKADGALHEVTALALATVPLQALKERNNLGEDVVDDVILGVVDPVGEAGSDIARFAALKAGLGESVPGVQISRFCASGLDAVNFAAAQIMAGQHELVIGGGAESMSRVGIGASGGAWPMDPSMAVPSYFMPQGVSADLIATKYGFSRDDVDAYAVQSQQRAAKAWDEGRFNKSVVPVKDVNGLTILAKDEHMRPTTTMQSLAQLQPAFTVVGQMGGFDAVAIQSHPEIERVNYVHHAGNSSGIVDGAGAVLLGSKGAGAKHGLKPRAKIRAFANIGSEPAMMLTGPVDVTEKLFERSGMKKSDIDLFELNEAFASVVLRYIQAFEIDNAKINVNGGAIALGHPLGATGAMILGTVLDELERTNKSTALVTLCIGGGMGTATIIERV from the coding sequence ATGCCTGAGGCATATATCTACGATCACGTTCGCACCCCGCGCGGCCGCGGCAAGGCCGATGGCGCGCTCCACGAGGTCACCGCGCTGGCGCTGGCGACAGTGCCGCTGCAGGCGCTGAAGGAGCGCAACAATCTCGGCGAAGACGTCGTCGACGACGTCATCCTCGGCGTGGTCGATCCGGTCGGCGAGGCCGGCTCCGACATCGCGCGCTTCGCGGCGCTGAAGGCGGGCCTCGGTGAATCCGTCCCCGGCGTGCAGATCAGCCGCTTCTGCGCCTCCGGCCTCGATGCGGTGAATTTCGCCGCCGCCCAGATCATGGCCGGCCAGCATGAGCTTGTGATCGGCGGCGGCGCGGAATCGATGAGCCGCGTCGGCATCGGCGCGTCCGGCGGCGCCTGGCCGATGGATCCCTCGATGGCGGTGCCTTCCTATTTCATGCCGCAGGGCGTCTCGGCTGATCTGATCGCGACCAAATACGGTTTCTCGCGCGATGACGTCGACGCCTACGCCGTGCAAAGCCAGCAGCGCGCCGCAAAGGCCTGGGACGAGGGCCGCTTCAACAAGTCGGTGGTGCCGGTGAAGGACGTCAACGGCCTGACAATCCTGGCCAAGGATGAGCACATGCGCCCGACCACGACCATGCAGTCGCTGGCGCAACTGCAGCCGGCGTTCACCGTGGTTGGCCAGATGGGCGGTTTCGATGCGGTGGCGATCCAGTCGCATCCGGAAATCGAGCGCGTCAATTACGTCCACCATGCCGGCAACTCCTCCGGCATCGTCGATGGCGCCGGCGCGGTGCTGCTCGGCAGCAAGGGAGCGGGCGCGAAACATGGCCTGAAGCCGCGTGCAAAGATCCGCGCCTTTGCCAATATCGGTTCGGAGCCCGCGATGATGCTGACCGGGCCGGTCGACGTCACGGAAAAGCTGTTCGAGCGGTCCGGCATGAAGAAGTCGGACATCGACCTGTTCGAGCTCAACGAGGCCTTTGCTTCCGTCGTGCTGCGCTACATCCAGGCGTTCGAGATCGACAATGCCAAGATCAACGTCAATGGCGGCGCGATCGCGCTCGGCCATCCGCTCGGCGCGACCGGGGCCATGATCCTCGGCACCGTGCTCGACGAGCTGGAGCGCACCAACAAGTCCACCGCGCTGGTGACGCTGTGCATCGGCGGCGGCATGGGGACCGCGACGATCATCGAGCGGGTGTGA
- a CDS encoding FAD-dependent oxidoreductase, with protein sequence MAFKNFKVETDADGIALVTWDIPGRSMNVLDETSTTELEEILKQTTADAAVKGVVITSSKEAFCAGADLSMLEGMNKEYAKVFKEKGEVAANQMLFDQSRRFSLVLRGIETCGKPWAAAINGLALGGGFEVTLSCHYRVAAENPKTRLGLPEVKVGLFPGAGGTQRVPRLVPPQDAMTILLKGDPVTIDKAKALNLIHAIVPASELVKAAKDWIKGGGKAVAPWDEKGFKLPGGPVFSKNGMMMFPAGNAIYRRETYDNYPAARAIMSCVYEGLQLPIDAALRVESRYFTKVLRSKEAAAMIRSLFLSMQELNKGARRPQSVPPTRIKKVAVIGAGFMGASVGYVSARAGLDVVLIDRDQESADKGKAHAQKVIDEQVAKGRAKATDRDALLARITPTADYATLGDCDLVIEAVFEDRKVKAETFAKAQQYLRADAIFASNTSTLPITSLAESFKEQGKFVGIHFFSPVEKMMLVEIILGKNTGDIALAAALDYVRMIGKTPIVVNDSRGFYANRCVGRYIAEGNEMFLEGVPPAMIENCAKMAGMPVGPLSLSDEVALDLGLKVIKATEADLGPNSINPDQKKLMVELVEKQGRLGRKNSKGFYDYPEKGKGQKSLWPGLSALQPKQLDPDTLDIEELKQRFLVVQAVEAARTVEDHVITDPREADVGSILGFGFAPFTGGTLSYIDFMGTRKFVELCHRLEAKYGSRFTPPKLLEDMAASGETFYGRFPPKKAA encoded by the coding sequence ATGGCCTTCAAGAATTTCAAGGTAGAGACCGACGCCGACGGCATTGCGCTCGTCACCTGGGACATCCCCGGACGTTCGATGAACGTGCTGGACGAGACCTCGACCACCGAGCTCGAAGAGATCCTGAAGCAGACCACGGCCGATGCCGCGGTGAAGGGCGTCGTCATCACCTCCAGCAAGGAAGCGTTCTGCGCCGGCGCCGACCTTTCCATGCTCGAAGGTATGAACAAGGAGTACGCCAAGGTCTTCAAGGAAAAGGGCGAGGTCGCGGCGAACCAGATGCTGTTCGACCAGAGCCGCCGCTTTTCGCTGGTGCTGCGTGGCATCGAAACCTGCGGCAAGCCGTGGGCAGCCGCGATCAACGGGCTGGCGCTGGGCGGCGGTTTTGAGGTGACGCTGTCCTGCCACTACCGTGTTGCGGCTGAAAATCCCAAGACCCGCCTCGGCCTGCCCGAGGTGAAGGTCGGCCTGTTCCCCGGCGCCGGCGGCACCCAGCGCGTGCCGCGCCTCGTGCCGCCGCAGGATGCGATGACGATCCTGCTCAAGGGCGATCCGGTCACGATCGACAAGGCCAAGGCGCTCAATTTGATCCACGCCATCGTGCCGGCTTCCGAACTGGTCAAGGCGGCCAAGGACTGGATCAAGGGCGGCGGCAAGGCCGTCGCGCCCTGGGACGAGAAGGGCTTCAAGCTGCCGGGCGGTCCGGTGTTCTCCAAGAACGGCATGATGATGTTCCCGGCCGGCAACGCCATCTATCGCCGCGAGACCTACGACAATTATCCGGCCGCGCGCGCCATCATGAGCTGCGTCTATGAGGGCCTGCAGTTGCCGATCGACGCCGCGCTGCGCGTCGAGTCGCGTTACTTCACGAAAGTCCTGCGCTCCAAGGAAGCCGCGGCGATGATCCGCAGCCTGTTCCTGTCGATGCAGGAGCTGAACAAGGGTGCCCGGCGTCCGCAAAGCGTGCCGCCGACCAGGATCAAGAAGGTCGCCGTGATCGGCGCCGGCTTCATGGGCGCCAGCGTCGGCTACGTCTCGGCCCGCGCCGGCCTCGACGTCGTGCTGATCGACCGCGACCAGGAAAGCGCCGACAAGGGCAAGGCGCATGCGCAGAAGGTGATCGACGAGCAGGTCGCCAAGGGCCGCGCCAAGGCCACTGACCGCGACGCGCTGCTGGCGCGCATCACGCCGACCGCCGACTACGCCACGCTCGGGGATTGCGACCTCGTCATCGAGGCCGTGTTCGAGGACCGCAAGGTCAAGGCTGAGACTTTTGCCAAGGCGCAGCAATACCTCAGGGCGGACGCGATCTTCGCTTCCAACACCTCGACGCTGCCGATCACCTCGCTGGCCGAAAGCTTCAAGGAGCAGGGCAAGTTCGTCGGCATTCACTTCTTCTCGCCGGTCGAGAAGATGATGCTGGTCGAAATCATCCTCGGCAAGAACACCGGCGACATCGCGCTCGCCGCCGCGCTCGACTATGTCCGGATGATCGGCAAGACGCCGATCGTCGTCAATGATTCGCGCGGCTTCTACGCCAACCGCTGCGTCGGCCGTTACATCGCCGAAGGCAACGAGATGTTCCTCGAAGGCGTGCCGCCGGCGATGATCGAGAACTGCGCCAAGATGGCCGGCATGCCGGTCGGTCCGCTGTCGCTGTCCGATGAAGTCGCCCTCGACCTCGGCCTGAAGGTCATCAAGGCAACCGAAGCCGATCTTGGTCCCAATTCCATCAACCCGGATCAGAAGAAGCTGATGGTGGAACTGGTCGAGAAGCAGGGGCGCTTGGGGCGCAAGAACAGCAAGGGCTTTTACGACTATCCCGAGAAGGGCAAGGGCCAGAAGAGCCTGTGGCCGGGCCTGTCGGCGCTGCAGCCCAAGCAGCTCGATCCGGATACGCTCGATATCGAGGAGCTGAAGCAGCGTTTTCTGGTGGTGCAGGCGGTGGAAGCCGCGCGCACGGTCGAGGATCACGTCATCACCGATCCGCGCGAGGCCGATGTCGGCTCGATACTCGGTTTTGGCTTTGCGCCGTTCACCGGCGGCACGCTGTCCTACATCGACTTCATGGGCACGCGGAAGTTCGTCGAGCTCTGCCACAGGTTAGAGGCCAAATACGGCTCGCGCTTTACCCCGCCGAAACTGCTGGAAGACATGGCGGCCAGCGGCGAGACCTTCTACGGCCGCTTCCCGCCGAAGAAGGCGGCGTAA
- a CDS encoding MarR family winged helix-turn-helix transcriptional regulator — MKRKPSTEATAAWIRLMRVQSRVLDAVEQDLKKAGFPPLAWYDALLELSRAPSGEMRPVELEKQMLIPQYSTSRLIDRLVDEGLAARRECKIDKRGQFVEITEAGRELQKKMWSAYSAAIEKHVGSKLSDADAMKLCGLLDRLGCSCSDVKAAAARDGVPAR; from the coding sequence ATGAAACGCAAACCATCGACCGAGGCGACCGCCGCCTGGATCCGCCTGATGCGGGTGCAGAGCCGGGTGCTCGATGCCGTCGAGCAGGATTTGAAGAAAGCGGGCTTTCCGCCGCTGGCCTGGTATGACGCGCTGCTGGAACTGTCGCGTGCGCCGTCCGGCGAGATGCGCCCGGTGGAACTGGAAAAGCAGATGCTGATCCCGCAATATTCGACCTCGCGGCTGATCGACCGCCTGGTGGACGAGGGCCTGGCGGCGCGGCGTGAATGCAAGATCGACAAGCGCGGCCAGTTCGTGGAGATCACCGAAGCCGGGCGCGAACTGCAGAAGAAAATGTGGAGCGCCTATTCGGCGGCGATCGAAAAGCACGTCGGCTCGAAACTGTCCGATGCCGACGCCATGAAGCTTTGCGGTCTGCTCGACCGGCTGGGCTGCTCCTGCTCCGACGTCAAGGCCGCCGCTGCCCGCGACGGCGTGCCGGCGCGATGA
- a CDS encoding thioredoxin family protein, with protein sequence MKFSRRFFGGAVVAAGLAFAGSLSPALAGTPIPFSAEAFKAAQAAGGPILVEIHADWCPTCKAQGPILDKLTADPKFKDLKVFRVDFDTMKPVVKQFGAQMQSTLIVFKGSAEKGRSVGDTKQPSIAALLDKSL encoded by the coding sequence ATGAAATTCTCGCGGAGGTTCTTTGGCGGTGCCGTTGTCGCGGCCGGTCTGGCGTTCGCCGGTTCGCTGTCGCCGGCTCTGGCCGGCACGCCCATTCCGTTCTCGGCGGAGGCCTTCAAGGCGGCCCAGGCCGCGGGCGGCCCGATCCTGGTCGAAATCCATGCCGACTGGTGTCCGACCTGCAAGGCGCAGGGACCTATCCTCGACAAGCTGACGGCGGATCCGAAGTTCAAGGACTTGAAGGTATTCCGGGTCGATTTCGACACGATGAAACCGGTGGTGAAGCAATTCGGCGCCCAGATGCAGTCGACGCTGATCGTGTTCAAGGGATCCGCCGAGAAGGGCCGTTCCGTCGGCGATACCAAGCAGCCCTCGATCGCGGCGCTGCTCGACAAGAGCCTCTGA
- a CDS encoding glutamate--cysteine ligase, which translates to MARDQIDMTPLQSRDELVTWFEAGCKPRSEFRIGTEHEKTPFTLEGRQPVPYEGARGIGALLEGMQLLLGWEPIMERGNIIGLYDVTGGGAISLEPGGQFELSGAPVENVHQTQAELMAHLAQVREIATPLGIGFLGLGMTPSWSREQIPVMPKGRYKIMSNYMPKVGQYGIDMMYRTCTVQTNLDFSSEADMVKKLRVSIALQPVATALFANSPFTEGKSNGYLSFRSEIWRDTDNARSGMLPWVFEDGMGFERWVDYALDVPMYFVKRGDTYIDVAGSSFRAFFEGRNNSLPGERPTLSDWANHLSTIFPEVRLKRYLEMRGADGVPWGRLPALPAFWVGLLYDDESLNEAWELVSHWTAPERQALRDDVPRFGFKARIKDRYLFEIARECLKLSHAGLRRRGRVDHSGRDESRYLEPLERILESGRTPAEEMLDKFNGEWGGSVEPVYQEYAF; encoded by the coding sequence ATGGCGCGTGACCAGATCGATATGACGCCGCTGCAATCGCGTGACGAACTCGTCACGTGGTTCGAGGCCGGCTGCAAGCCGCGGTCCGAGTTCCGCATCGGTACCGAACACGAGAAGACCCCGTTCACGCTGGAGGGCCGTCAGCCCGTGCCATACGAGGGCGCGCGCGGCATCGGCGCGCTGCTCGAAGGTATGCAGCTCCTGCTCGGCTGGGAGCCGATCATGGAGCGTGGCAACATCATCGGGCTCTACGACGTTACCGGCGGCGGCGCGATTTCGCTGGAGCCGGGCGGGCAGTTCGAGTTGTCGGGGGCGCCGGTCGAAAACGTGCACCAGACCCAGGCCGAGCTGATGGCGCATCTGGCGCAGGTGCGCGAGATCGCGACGCCCCTTGGGATCGGCTTTCTCGGGCTCGGCATGACGCCGTCCTGGTCGCGGGAGCAGATTCCCGTGATGCCCAAGGGCCGCTACAAGATCATGAGCAACTACATGCCGAAGGTCGGGCAATATGGCATCGACATGATGTACCGGACCTGCACGGTGCAGACCAATCTCGACTTCTCTTCGGAAGCCGACATGGTCAAGAAGCTGCGCGTGTCGATTGCGCTGCAGCCGGTGGCGACCGCCCTGTTTGCCAACTCGCCCTTCACCGAAGGCAAGTCCAATGGGTACCTGTCGTTCCGCTCCGAGATCTGGCGCGACACCGATAACGCGCGCTCCGGCATGTTGCCGTGGGTGTTCGAGGACGGCATGGGGTTCGAGCGCTGGGTCGACTATGCGCTCGACGTTCCCATGTACTTCGTCAAGCGCGGCGACACCTATATCGACGTCGCAGGTTCCTCGTTCCGCGCCTTCTTCGAGGGCCGCAACAATTCACTGCCTGGGGAGCGTCCGACCTTGTCGGACTGGGCCAACCATCTGTCGACGATTTTCCCGGAAGTCCGCCTCAAGCGTTATCTGGAAATGCGCGGTGCGGACGGCGTGCCATGGGGCCGGCTGCCGGCGCTGCCGGCGTTCTGGGTCGGGCTGCTGTATGACGACGAAAGCCTGAACGAGGCCTGGGAGCTGGTCAGTCACTGGACCGCGCCGGAGCGTCAGGCGCTACGCGACGACGTGCCGCGCTTCGGCTTTAAGGCCAGGATCAAGGACCGTTATCTGTTCGAAATCGCCCGGGAATGCCTGAAGCTGTCGCATGCCGGCTTGCGGCGGCGTGGCCGCGTCGATCATTCCGGCCGCGACGAGAGCCGTTACCTCGAACCGCTGGAGCGCATCCTCGAATCGGGCCGCACGCCGGCGGAAGAAATGCTCGACAAATTCAACGGCGAGTGGGGCGGTTCCGTGGAGCCCGTCTATCAGGAATACGCGTTTTAA
- a CDS encoding PAN domain-containing protein, translating to MVTLAFLAAAVGARPALAQANFDRPGGDYLSSPVISGDPAECALVCERDRRCRAWTFSYPTDLTKGAVCWLKSNVPARVQSDCCVSGVRGAGVVERRNETTETSIDRFGGDYKSFDLKSGDGDDACKAACAADNKCRAWTYARPGYAGKEAHCFLKKDIKPPRRKAGFTSGVVR from the coding sequence ATGGTGACGCTCGCCTTTTTGGCGGCGGCCGTAGGCGCGCGCCCGGCGCTGGCGCAGGCCAATTTCGACCGTCCTGGCGGCGATTATCTCAGCTCGCCCGTGATCTCGGGCGATCCGGCGGAATGCGCGCTGGTGTGCGAGCGCGACCGCCGCTGCCGTGCCTGGACCTTCAGCTATCCGACCGACCTGACCAAAGGCGCGGTATGCTGGCTCAAGAGCAACGTGCCGGCGCGGGTACAGAGCGATTGCTGCGTCTCGGGCGTGCGCGGCGCCGGCGTGGTCGAACGGCGCAACGAGACAACCGAAACCTCGATCGACCGCTTCGGCGGCGACTACAAGAGTTTTGATCTCAAGAGCGGCGACGGCGACGACGCCTGCAAGGCCGCCTGCGCCGCCGACAACAAATGCCGCGCCTGGACCTATGCCCGGCCCGGCTACGCCGGCAAGGAGGCGCACTGCTTCCTGAAGAAGGACATCAAGCCGCCGCGGCGGAAGGCGGGGTTCACGTCCGGTGTGGTGAGGTAA